In Veillonellales bacterium, the DNA window TCCGCATCACTTGCAAAAGAAAAATTTTTTGTATGGATGGCAAAATTTGTACAAGGTTATTTAGCTTTAGATACTATGAGTATGGTAACTGTATTGGCCATAATTGTGGGCGTTTGTTTGCTTACAAGATATTTATTTGCATCCATGGGAGCTTTTGTTACCGCTTTCGTGCCAGTAGCTTTTACAATTGGGCTGGCAGCAAAATTGCCGTCGGAAGTACTTACGTATATGGTAGCTGCTTGTACGGCTTATGGTTGTGCATTAACACATTACGGCGGTGCATTAGGACCGGTTTTATATGGTACTGGTTTTGTAAAACAGTCCACCTGGTGGAAAATCGGTGGGATATATGCTGTGTATAATGTACTGGTATATTTTGTAATCGGATTACCCTATTGGAAAATAATCGGTTTGTGGTAAGACAAAATTAGCCTAGTAAAAAATGCTGGAAATCAATGGCTGTTTCTACAGTCCACTGTTTTTATACAAAATGTTTGCAAATGAGAGTGAGGTGAAACTGCAAATGAGTTTGGAAATAAATTTAAAACGCTGCAAAGGCTGCGGAATCTGCGTGGAGTTTTGTCCAAAAAAAGTATTGACTGTAAACGAGCTTGAAAAAGCGGAAATTGTTAACGAAAAGGACTGCATTTTATGCCGTCAGTGTGAATTGCGCTGCCCGGATTATGCCATTTTTGTAAAAAAATAAAAGGAGCTGAGATATAGTGTCCAAAGTAAGTCTTATGCAGGGCAATCAGGCAGTGGCCGAAGGAGCGATTGCTGCCGGTGTTAAGTTTTTTGGCGGTTATCCGATTACGCCTTCTACCGAAATTGCTGAGTCTTTAGCTAAAATGCTGCCGACTGTCGGTGGAAAATTTATTCAAATGGAAGATGAAATTGCCAGCATTGGCGCGATAATCGGCGCATCCCTTACGGGCAAAAAGGTTATGACGGCAACAAGCGGCCCGGGGTTTTCCTTAAAGCAGGAATTTATCGGTTATGCTTGTATTGCTGAAATTCCGCTGGTTATTGTCAATGTTCAGCGTGTGGGTCCTTCTACAGGCCAGCCTACTTCCCCTGCACAGGGAGATGTGATGCAGGCACGCTGGGGAACACACGGCGATCATCCGATGATTGCCCTTACCCCTGCCAGTGTTCCTGAATGTTTTGATTTGACTATCAAGGCGTATGAAATGTCGGAGAAATATCGGACGCCGGTTATTTTACTGATGGACGAAGTCGTTGGACATATGCGGGAAAAAATAGAATTGCCTGATTCCTACGCTGATATTATTAAACCACAGCGCAAATTGCCAACGGTACGGCCCGAAGAATATAGAGCATATAAGCCGGATGCCGATCTGGTGCCGCCAATGGCTCCTTTTGGGACAAAGGGCTACCGCTGGCACGTAACAGGACTTGTGCATGATGAATATGGCTTCCCTGATGGTAAGCCTGCGGCTACGAAAGAATGTCTGGAACGTTTGCATGCCAAGATTAATAATAATCTTGACGATATTATTCTTTATGAAAACTATTGTATGGATGACGCGGAGACAGCCGTTATTGCTTACGGCGGTACGGCGCGTACTGCTTATGATGCTGTCGATGCTGCCCGTGCCAAAGGCATCAAGGTCGGTTTATTCCGTCCGATAACGATGTGGCCTTTTCCGGCGGAACAGGTAAAGAAAATAGCCGGTAAAGTAAAAAATATTCTTGTGGCGGAAATGAACTTCGGCCAATATGTAATGGATGTGGAACGTGTTGTTGCCGGAAAAGTTCCAGTAACATTGTGTGCAAAATACAATAACGAAGCGATTACGCCAAATGAATTTTTGGCGGCAATCGAAAATCTGAAATAGGGGACAGGAGGTATTCCAAAAGATGGAAATGGAAGAAATGATAGACAAATATTTTCGCGCCGGACGACTGCCCCATATCTGGTGTCCGGGCTGCGGCAATGGGATTGTGACAGGAGCTATTGTGAAAGCTATTGACAGATTAGCATTAGAAAAAGACGATGTGGTGATTGTATCAGGAATTGGCTGCTCGAGCAGAGCCTCGGGTTATCTTGATTTTAATACAGTGCATTCGGCACATGGGCGTGCATTGCCGGTTGCAACCGGCGTTAAGCTGTCCGAACCGCGCTTGAAAGTAATCATCGTCAGTGGCGACGGCGATGCTACAGCTATAGGAGGCAATCATTTTATTCATGCCGCCAGACGCAATATCGACATTACCATGATTCTTTATAACAACAATATTTACGGGATGACGGGCGGACAATATTCACCGCTTACTCCGACCAGTTCCAAAGCGACTACGGCGCCTTACGGGACGGTAGACCGTCCGTTCGACGTTTATGATCTGGCCAAAGGAGCGGGGGCAACCTTTATTGCCCGTGCCACGACTTTTCATACACAGCTTTTAATTGATGTAATTGCAAAGGGCATAGAGCATGCAGGATTCAGCATTATTGAAGCCGTATCCGCCTGCCCGATTTCCTTCGGACGTCAAAATAAGCGGGGATCCGGCGCTAACATGATGAAGTGGCAACGAGATCATGGTGTTTTG includes these proteins:
- a CDS encoding 4Fe-4S binding protein; protein product: MSLEINLKRCKGCGICVEFCPKKVLTVNELEKAEIVNEKDCILCRQCELRCPDYAIFVKK
- a CDS encoding 2-oxoacid:acceptor oxidoreductase subunit alpha; this encodes MSKVSLMQGNQAVAEGAIAAGVKFFGGYPITPSTEIAESLAKMLPTVGGKFIQMEDEIASIGAIIGASLTGKKVMTATSGPGFSLKQEFIGYACIAEIPLVIVNVQRVGPSTGQPTSPAQGDVMQARWGTHGDHPMIALTPASVPECFDLTIKAYEMSEKYRTPVILLMDEVVGHMREKIELPDSYADIIKPQRKLPTVRPEEYRAYKPDADLVPPMAPFGTKGYRWHVTGLVHDEYGFPDGKPAATKECLERLHAKINNNLDDIILYENYCMDDAETAVIAYGGTARTAYDAVDAARAKGIKVGLFRPITMWPFPAEQVKKIAGKVKNILVAEMNFGQYVMDVERVVAGKVPVTLCAKYNNEAITPNEFLAAIENLK
- a CDS encoding 2-oxoacid:ferredoxin oxidoreductase subunit beta, with translation MEMEEMIDKYFRAGRLPHIWCPGCGNGIVTGAIVKAIDRLALEKDDVVIVSGIGCSSRASGYLDFNTVHSAHGRALPVATGVKLSEPRLKVIIVSGDGDATAIGGNHFIHAARRNIDITMILYNNNIYGMTGGQYSPLTPTSSKATTAPYGTVDRPFDVYDLAKGAGATFIARATTFHTQLLIDVIAKGIEHAGFSIIEAVSACPISFGRQNKRGSGANMMKWQRDHGVLLAAYEKLTDEQKKDKFPIGLLHETQAPEYTAEYDKVIARVQKGAK